Proteins encoded within one genomic window of Sphingomonas sp. KRR8:
- a CDS encoding efflux RND transporter permease subunit, with protein MSRLFINRPIFAWVLAIIVMLAGIGCITLLPVAQYPDVAPPQVNIRATYPGANAQTVENSVTQIIEQQLTGLDGLLYFSSTSSSRGSVSISATFAKGTNPDTAQVQVQNQVQQAVSRLPQQVQQQGIRVTKSNADFLLIVAVYDPTNRLTNIDVSDYLTSNIQDPLSRIPGVGDVNVFGSPRAMRIWLNPARLAAVSLMPQDVIAAIQNQNTEVAAGEVGSLPTAGSQLLNATVTAQSRLQTPEQFENIILKTQPSGATVRIADVARVELGAENYNAVIHVNGHPGAGMAVSLAPGADALKTADLVKARMTQLATGFPSNLKHTYANDTTAFIKLSVDEVVKTLLEAVVLVVIVMFVFLQSWRATLVPAIAVPVVLLGTFAIFYLAGFSINTLTLFGLVLAIGLLVDDAIVVVENVERLMEENPGMSPKDATIESMKEIQVALVAIAVVLSAVFLPMAFFGGSTGVIYKQFSLTIISCMVLSVLVALILSPAITSTLLKARKKPEEEAAERHDANRFMALTHRFQDWFNRTFSRGVDRYEGAVKAVIARRWLALGVYGIVCVVLVVLFFRLPSSFLPTEDQGAASIQFRLPAGATQQRTLEVQKGIEDYLNKYEGKNLATVFTVAGGGGGGGATGQNTGQGYINLAPWDERKGKENGADAIVARASGAFRGFRDAQVFALVPGAIRGLGQSSGFTMELQNSSGMSRDAFADARDQLLAAANADPKLTGVRLSDLPEVAQLDINVDQQKLTALGLNQGDVNSTLATAWGGRYVNDFIDKGRVKRVYVQGDAPYRKDPSDLSQWYVRGSGGQMSPFSAFAATSWDTGPSSLSRFQGVPAAEFQGQAAPGVSSGEAMDRMAQLAAQIPGTSVAWAGASYQERLSSGQAPLLYGLSLLVVFLCLAALYESWSIPVAVLLVIPLGLVGAIIAVTLRGLENDVYLQIGLLTTMGLAAKNAILMIEFAEQAERAGKDVMTAALEAARIRLRPILMTSFAFIFGVLPLAISTGAGANSRIAIGTAVIGGMLTATLLALFYIPFFFVLVRAGVKEGLGKLRERWRQLRQPDSPQEATA; from the coding sequence ATGTCCAGGCTGTTCATCAACCGGCCGATCTTCGCCTGGGTGCTGGCGATCATCGTCATGCTGGCCGGCATCGGCTGCATTACCCTTCTGCCGGTCGCGCAATATCCGGACGTCGCCCCGCCCCAGGTCAACATCCGCGCGACCTACCCTGGCGCCAACGCCCAGACGGTCGAGAACAGCGTCACCCAGATTATCGAGCAGCAGCTGACCGGCCTCGATGGGCTGCTGTATTTCTCTTCCACCTCAAGCTCGCGCGGGTCGGTCAGCATCTCGGCCACTTTTGCCAAGGGGACCAATCCCGACACTGCGCAGGTGCAGGTCCAGAACCAGGTCCAGCAGGCGGTCAGCCGACTGCCCCAGCAGGTCCAGCAGCAGGGCATCCGGGTCACCAAATCGAACGCCGACTTTTTGTTGATTGTCGCGGTCTACGATCCGACCAACCGGCTGACCAACATCGACGTGTCCGACTATTTGACGTCCAACATTCAGGACCCGCTTTCGCGCATTCCGGGTGTGGGCGACGTCAACGTGTTCGGAAGCCCCCGCGCCATGCGCATCTGGCTCAATCCGGCGCGCCTGGCGGCGGTGTCGCTGATGCCGCAGGACGTGATCGCCGCCATCCAGAACCAGAACACCGAGGTGGCGGCCGGGGAGGTGGGCAGCCTTCCCACCGCCGGGTCGCAGCTGCTCAACGCCACGGTCACCGCCCAGTCCCGTCTGCAGACCCCGGAGCAGTTCGAGAACATCATCCTCAAGACCCAGCCGTCGGGTGCGACCGTGCGGATCGCCGATGTCGCGCGGGTGGAGCTTGGTGCCGAGAACTACAATGCGGTGATCCACGTCAACGGCCATCCCGGCGCGGGCATGGCGGTGAGCCTGGCGCCGGGCGCCGACGCGCTCAAGACCGCCGACCTGGTAAAGGCGCGGATGACCCAGCTGGCGACCGGTTTCCCCAGCAATCTGAAGCATACCTACGCCAACGACACGACGGCCTTCATCAAGCTGTCGGTCGACGAGGTGGTGAAGACGCTGCTCGAGGCGGTCGTGCTGGTCGTGATCGTCATGTTCGTGTTCCTGCAGAGCTGGCGGGCGACGCTGGTTCCCGCGATCGCGGTGCCGGTGGTGCTGCTGGGCACCTTTGCGATTTTCTACCTGGCTGGTTTCAGCATCAACACGCTGACCCTGTTCGGACTGGTGCTGGCGATCGGACTGCTGGTCGATGACGCCATCGTGGTGGTCGAGAATGTCGAACGCCTGATGGAAGAGAATCCGGGGATGAGCCCCAAGGATGCGACCATCGAATCGATGAAGGAGATCCAGGTAGCGCTGGTAGCGATCGCGGTGGTGCTGTCGGCGGTGTTCCTGCCGATGGCTTTCTTCGGCGGTTCTACGGGGGTCATCTACAAGCAATTCTCCCTGACCATCATCAGCTGCATGGTGCTGTCGGTGCTGGTGGCGCTGATCCTGTCGCCGGCCATCACCTCCACCCTTCTCAAGGCACGCAAGAAGCCGGAAGAGGAAGCCGCCGAGCGGCACGACGCCAACCGGTTCATGGCGCTGACCCACCGCTTCCAGGACTGGTTCAACCGCACCTTCAGCCGGGGGGTCGACCGCTACGAAGGGGCGGTGAAGGCGGTGATCGCGCGGCGGTGGCTCGCGTTGGGAGTCTATGGGATCGTTTGCGTGGTGCTGGTGGTGCTGTTCTTCCGGCTTCCGTCGAGCTTCCTCCCGACCGAGGACCAGGGTGCGGCGAGCATCCAGTTCCGCCTGCCCGCCGGCGCGACCCAGCAGCGGACGCTGGAAGTGCAGAAGGGCATTGAGGATTATCTCAACAAATATGAGGGCAAGAACCTCGCGACCGTCTTTACGGTCGCGGGCGGCGGTGGCGGCGGTGGCGCGACCGGCCAGAATACCGGCCAGGGCTATATCAACCTGGCGCCCTGGGATGAGCGCAAGGGCAAGGAGAATGGCGCGGACGCGATCGTCGCGCGCGCGTCGGGCGCTTTCCGCGGATTTCGCGATGCCCAGGTGTTCGCGCTGGTGCCCGGCGCCATCCGCGGACTTGGCCAGTCGAGCGGCTTCACCATGGAGCTGCAGAATTCGAGCGGGATGAGCCGCGACGCCTTTGCGGACGCGCGCGACCAGCTCCTCGCCGCCGCCAACGCCGACCCGAAACTGACGGGCGTGCGCCTGTCCGACCTGCCCGAAGTTGCCCAGCTGGACATCAACGTCGACCAGCAGAAGCTGACCGCACTCGGGCTCAACCAGGGGGACGTCAACAGCACGCTGGCGACGGCCTGGGGCGGGCGGTACGTTAATGACTTCATCGACAAGGGCCGGGTCAAGCGGGTCTACGTCCAGGGCGACGCACCCTATCGCAAGGACCCGTCGGACCTCAGCCAATGGTATGTCCGAGGGTCAGGCGGGCAGATGTCGCCCTTCTCCGCTTTCGCTGCAACCTCGTGGGACACCGGCCCTTCGAGCCTGTCGCGCTTCCAGGGAGTGCCCGCCGCCGAGTTCCAGGGCCAGGCCGCGCCCGGCGTCAGCTCGGGCGAGGCGATGGACCGGATGGCGCAGCTGGCGGCTCAGATACCGGGCACCAGCGTGGCCTGGGCCGGCGCTTCCTATCAGGAGCGGCTGTCGTCGGGACAGGCGCCGCTGCTGTACGGACTGTCGCTGCTGGTCGTCTTTCTGTGCCTGGCGGCGCTGTACGAGAGCTGGTCGATACCGGTCGCGGTGCTGCTGGTCATTCCGCTGGGGCTGGTCGGCGCGATCATCGCAGTAACCCTGCGCGGGCTGGAAAACGACGTCTACCTGCAGATCGGGCTGCTGACGACCATGGGATTGGCGGCCAAGAACGCCATCCTGATGATCGAGTTCGCCGAGCAGGCGGAGCGCGCGGGCAAGGACGTGATGACGGCAGCGCTGGAGGCGGCCCGGATCCGACTGCGTCCAATCCTGATGACCAGCTTTGCATTTATCTTCGGCGTGCTTCCGCTGGCAATCTCCACCGGCGCCGGTGCCAACAGCCGGATCGCGATCGGCACGGCGGTGATCGGCGGAATGCTGACCGCGACCCTGCTGGCATTGTTCTACATCCCCTTCTTCTTTGTGCTGGTCCGCGCCGGCGTAAAGGAAGGGCTGGGCAAGCTGCGCGAGCGCTGGCGGCAGCTGCGGCAGCCCGACAGCCCGCAAGAGGCCACGGCATGA
- a CDS encoding efflux RND transporter periplasmic adaptor subunit, translating to MTARPLRLSVKVAGHPTPTAALACLLMFSAALAGCGNASRQAGGAGGRGGPGGPGGGPKEVGFVVVQAENVPVVNELGGRTVAFETSEVRPQVTGLVQRRLFTEGSFVRQGQPLYQIDARLYRAAANQQQANVANAEAAADAARARAARYKPLAQIEAVSQQDYTDAAAQARQAAAQVRQNQAALQTARINLNFTTIRAPISGRIGRSLFTQGALVSNSQADPLAVIQKVDPIYVDIQQSSAALTTLKRALATGGATPGSTQVRLKLEDGSDYGYTGTVQFSEMMVNEATGTVTLRARFPNPQGTLLPGMFVQASFIQAVTPNAILVPQQALQRELGGEAFVFIVGPGNKAVRRSVKAERTYASSWVVTGGLNPGDRIITQGLANLREGAPLKPVAASTPQKIAPRPPGQGGGGAAGGRGGAGGGR from the coding sequence ATGACGGCACGGCCGCTGCGGCTTTCGGTCAAGGTGGCGGGCCACCCGACCCCAACGGCAGCGCTGGCGTGCTTGCTGATGTTTAGCGCGGCGCTGGCTGGCTGCGGCAATGCGTCCCGGCAGGCCGGTGGCGCGGGTGGGCGCGGCGGTCCTGGCGGGCCGGGCGGCGGGCCGAAGGAAGTTGGTTTTGTGGTCGTCCAGGCCGAGAATGTGCCGGTCGTGAACGAGCTTGGCGGGCGCACGGTCGCGTTCGAGACGTCGGAAGTGCGGCCGCAGGTGACCGGGCTGGTGCAGCGCCGGTTGTTCACCGAAGGCAGTTTCGTCCGGCAGGGACAGCCGCTCTACCAGATCGACGCGCGGCTTTACCGGGCTGCGGCCAATCAGCAGCAGGCCAATGTCGCCAACGCCGAGGCGGCGGCCGACGCGGCCCGGGCGCGCGCGGCGCGGTACAAACCGCTGGCGCAGATCGAGGCAGTCAGCCAGCAGGATTATACCGACGCGGCGGCGCAGGCGCGGCAAGCGGCGGCGCAGGTCCGGCAGAACCAGGCCGCGCTCCAGACGGCGCGGATCAACCTCAACTTCACCACCATCCGGGCGCCGATCAGCGGCAGGATCGGACGCAGTCTGTTCACGCAAGGTGCGCTGGTCAGCAACAGCCAGGCCGATCCGCTGGCGGTGATCCAGAAGGTCGACCCCATCTATGTCGATATCCAGCAATCGAGCGCGGCGCTGACCACCTTGAAGCGCGCGCTTGCGACCGGCGGCGCGACCCCCGGCAGCACGCAAGTGCGCCTGAAGCTCGAGGACGGCAGCGACTATGGCTACACCGGCACCGTCCAGTTCAGCGAAATGATGGTCAACGAAGCGACCGGCACGGTGACCTTACGGGCGCGTTTCCCCAATCCGCAGGGCACGCTGTTGCCGGGCATGTTCGTCCAGGCCAGCTTCATTCAGGCGGTGACCCCGAACGCCATCCTGGTGCCGCAGCAGGCGCTTCAGCGCGAGCTTGGCGGCGAGGCGTTCGTCTTTATCGTCGGACCCGGCAACAAGGCCGTGCGGCGGAGCGTCAAGGCCGAGCGGACCTACGCGAGCAGCTGGGTGGTGACCGGCGGACTGAACCCCGGCGACCGGATCATCACGCAAGGGCTCGCCAACCTGCGCGAAGGCGCGCCGCTGAAACCGGTGGCGGCAAGCACGCCCCAGAAGATTGCACCGCGCCCGCCTGGTCAGGGTGGCGGCGGCGCTGCCGGCGGGCGTGGCGGCGCGGGGGGCGGCCGCTAG